From Pseudomonas sp. StFLB209, a single genomic window includes:
- a CDS encoding methylamine utilization protein: MTKLLHSMVLAGLYVFSAASVSAATLTAQMFDRQGKPLANAVLTLKGAAGPVVPTLKASMDQRNQEFVPRVLAVHTGTQVSFPNSDDIRHQVYSFSPTKRFELRLYEKTPSEPVQFDKAGLVVLGCNIHDWMVGYVYVTDDPWYGVSDAQGTLKLDQLPPGRYTATLWHPQAEDMQPLAGGVLEVPADGLSKRFDLAVEVKPEDQPARPAPGAFGDAFHKAAH, from the coding sequence ATGACCAAGTTACTGCATTCGATGGTTCTCGCGGGCCTCTACGTGTTTTCGGCGGCCAGTGTCTCGGCCGCGACACTGACGGCACAGATGTTCGATCGCCAAGGCAAGCCACTGGCCAATGCTGTGTTGACCCTCAAGGGCGCTGCTGGCCCGGTCGTACCGACGCTCAAGGCCAGCATGGACCAGCGTAACCAGGAGTTCGTGCCACGGGTGCTGGCGGTCCACACCGGCACCCAGGTCAGTTTCCCCAACAGCGATGACATTCGCCATCAGGTGTATTCATTCTCGCCCACCAAGCGCTTCGAGTTGCGCCTTTACGAAAAGACCCCGTCAGAGCCTGTGCAGTTCGATAAGGCCGGTCTGGTTGTGCTGGGCTGCAACATCCATGACTGGATGGTGGGTTACGTGTACGTCACTGACGACCCCTGGTATGGGGTCAGTGATGCGCAAGGTACGCTCAAGCTCGATCAATTGCCGCCCGGCCGTTATACCGCGACCCTCTGGCACCCGCAGGCCGAAGACATGCAGCCCCTCGCCGGTGGTGTGCTTGAGGTGCCAGCCGACGGGCTGAGCAAGCGTTTTGACCTGGCCGTCGAGGTCAAACCCGAAGATCAGCCTGCACGCCCGGCCCCTGGCGCTTTCGGTGATGCGTTCCACAAGGCTGCACACTGA